The window TAGAACCACGACACCGTTTTAGGCAGCCCTGTCTTCCATAGCCGTTATACAACCGCCAGCCGTTCTGTCTCTTGCGGCTCGTCCGCTACTCATTGCCGCTCCGTTTCTGACGGCTCGTCGGTAGCTCTTGGCCGCTAGAGAAAGCTTTATGGGGGGCCTTCTGGGATTTGATACAGAATGCGGTCGCACAGCCGTTTGGCTTGTCCTAGCTCATAGAGTTTTCTCAACTGGTAGGAGGAACCAAGATAGATAAACGTACTGAATATCATATTTTGTGTCAGAACGTGTGTCCCCCAGATTACTTCGGGTACCTATAGGACAGATCAAGACGATTAAAATGGAAGTATTCTGGATATATATCCTCTAACTCTGAGCTATGGTCTGTCATCAAAAGATGACTTTTACATTGAGGACGTTGTAATTGTTGACAATTCTTGGCATCTCTGTACTTCCCTCCAGCTTTGACCTGAGAGAGTGGAAGACGGACTTTGAGTAGATAGTTTGTGATCCCTAAGCTCAAGCCTCCACCTTCAGGATTGAAGAGATTCGGCTCAGATAATAACCGGGCAATGTCAGGCTACTTCGTCGTGTAAGCGTCGTAGGGAAGTCAGCTAGACCAGAAAGTTAAAGCACGTGGTTGATGAATTCTTCATAGATTTCAACTTGCTCCGCGCTATCCACTTGAGCATCTTGCTATTGTAGGCTGGAGCAACAATAAGAGCAATACTTATTGAAGGGTGGGCCGTGGCCGACTGCTCCTCTCAAGTGAATCGGGACAGTACCTTTTCTCTTGAAATATTTTCTTTTGTCACCTCTCATCTTCGACCTTCTCTTCACAGAGCATCCGTCCTCAGAATTTGGGCCCGCTGCTTGTATCGATCGGTTCGCACCTTTCAACCTTCAATCGACTTTCCCAACCATAACAACAGCTCGAGATCCTTCAGCACGACCAGCATGGAGTCTACATCCAACTATTTATACGGGCAGCTTTTGTGGCGAGTCGCCATCTCTGAATCGCAGGTAGTTTAGCCATGAAGTTGAACTCGAAATGAAAGCCAATGAATTCTTGATGATCTACCACTTAACACACCTACAAGTCATGGAAACCATGAGGATCGAGAGGCTGCCCCATTGGAAGGGTTCCTTATGTCATGTGGCTCCCTTGCCTTCCCACTCGGATGCTTTCATGAGCCAGATTCCTGCCGAGCGCGGGCAAAAGCGACAAAGACGTTCACTGACGCCATACTACCCCAAGGAGGGACCTCAAGCCAGTCACACCAGGGAGGACCCTGACAACCAGGACGAGAACAACGACGGGAATTCCCGCCCGACCAAAAGACAGCGGGTGACCCGCGACGATGTCGTGTCTGTGGCGCCCTCCAGGACTCTTGACTTTGAGGATATTCGTTGTTCAGCTTCGTCAGAGACCCCCGAATTCGAGAAGATTGATTCTTCGGCCTCTTCAGAAACTCTTGACTTTGAGAAACATGATTCTTCGACCGCTTATGAGCCCACGCGTTCTTCCTCTGGCCATCCTACCGCCATTGTTGATCAATTATTTGATTCCTATATTGCAGCCCCTTCTCCCGAGGCTGTCGAGTCTGTGATGAAGTCAATTGAAACCGGCGACGATTGCGAGGAGTATTCTGAGCTTCTATCGTTCTTGCCGCTGATCAGGTCCGTTCTTCTCCCTGAATTCATTCTAAGCTTTTATCTTTCTGAATCTTACTCACGGGCTATAGCAGTCACGCTGATCAGACAATCTTGGATCACTGGACGGAATTTATTGTGGGAATAAACCCAACAGAGCTCGAGAACGAAGCGGTTGAGTCGGTAGATCTTGGTGTTTGGACCACTGATCTAACTTTTGGAAGGAGGGTGTCCAACTGGCTGGAATCAATCGTCGAGGTCGGGGAGAACTGGGAAGATGACACGCCCAGCTCAGTTATTCCATTTTCAAGGAACGACCAACGCGACACCATCAATAGGGGGAGCGTTCATGATCGGTACCCACGAAGTCCCAGCTTCAGTCCCAAGACGCCGTCAGTTTGGTTTCGTACTAGTATCATGTATGTTAGGGTCTGGAGTGTACTAAATAAATGGACAGAAGGGGTCAATTAGCCCTTTACTTCATATTTTGTGTTGGGAATGCCTGAAGACTATGACTAGTTCCAGCAGGAGCGGAAGAAGATACTCGCTTACGCGTTTCCAGAAACCCAAACAGATATAGAACGGTTTATAGAAACACTGCCTACATACTTCCCATCGTTAAATACAGCGTTCCCCTTAGTTTCCCTGTTCTAAACCTACTACTTTAAAAAAAATTTCCTTGATAACAAACTATAATAGCGCTGATAAAAACCTTTACGACGATATGTAGAAGTTTATTGCCCATGAGCACAGCAAATCCCGAAGCCGCCTGGGAATGGTAAGTACTGCCCGGGATAAGACACTCTCGGTTGTTTACCTTTCCCATCTTTCTCCTCACTGGAAAACCAGTCCAACTCTCATCTTCCACTATACCAAGACTTTGaaacttcaacaacatctcTTTACATACCTTCATACCCATTTTCTCCAATGCCACTGCGCCCAGCCACTGGTCCTATTCCTGCCCGGGTCTCATCCAACATGGGCCAGAAAACCAACACCACGCTTCCTGACCCAGATATGCCTCTTCCGTCCACAGCTGTGACTTGAAAACGAAAGACTCACCACCCtagatgaggaagggggaaatTGAAGCGGGGAGTGTCAAATGAAAATGTACAAATTAGTTCTTCTTCAGCGACACCTCTTGCAATGTAGTcatttttgttgttttcaaAGTTGCTCCCGGCGTTCTGGTGGACCACTGTTTTTGCGCCAGCTGATCTCTTCTGTCCACCACTTTTGGCCAAAAGCTCTCCCGAACTTTTTTCTACTGTCCGTCCCAGATTGCCTCCATCGATAACCTTCATCGGCCACCCTCATCCCACAAACCATGAATACCACCCTCAACGGGTTGGTGGCTGGCCGACAAGCGCACCGCAGGCAGAGCCTGTCGCGCCCAAGCCCAGGAAAATCAGTACGATGTTAAGACTTCGTCTCCCAAACATCCCCCAGAACCACTCAACTCAGTAAGTTTGAGAATCCGACTGTGGGTTACCAAGAAAGCTGACAAGACCGACAGCCAAAAGAGCTGTAACTTCTGAGTTGGACTTCTCAGTTTCGCAATCACAGCTTGATGCTCCTCAGCCATAACCCCCAGTGGactggtgggtgggtggtacAAGGGAATGGACCAAGTAGAAGCTGCCACGCCCAGGACCCGATTTTCGTTGCCCAAGCAAGCTGTTCACATAAGAGggcagaagagaaagagaatcGTCTACACCCTATAACCGCGTCAAGATCCTCAGGCCGGATAGATCGCCCAATCATGTTGCGAGATCATCATGATGTTagcagtgatgaggagagctCTCCGGGACAGCACCCAACCAAAAGAAGGCGACTTGATATCACACCAGGGCCTCGGCGGTGTGTCGAAACTGCCATTGGCAACCGAAGATCACCATGATGTGGTGTCGAGATTCTCGCCCTTCAATCTGTTCGTTATCCTCATGTGTCCAAGGCCTGAAGGATGGAAGACTCGAGACTTGCGAGGTTGGGATAAGGAATTCAGCAGCAATACTGTATATTAGTTTACTTCTGGGGTGGTTCCTCTTGTagtcgaagaagaggaacagTCACAAACAGACTCTTATCTATCAGTGAGTAGTGCCTGTCTTGGCCTCAAGCTCGATGGATTTTTTATGCAAGACCCAATATTGATCAAACAATGAGACGATTGTGTATGCCCCGGTCTGGATCCAGTTATCACCCCAAGAATGATGACGGGGAGAGTCCATCGAAATCCATGTAGGCCTTTTGCGCTGGAGAAACTTGTCAGATAGATGGCCTTGCTGAAGTGTTCCTGCTCCTTCGCCCGCTGTAAAGCAGCTCCGTGTCCAGGATAGAAATGCAGGGGCATCTTTGACGGAAAGGAAGAAGCACACAACTTGATATTCACGGGTGCTGTTGGCTCGGCGGCTCGGCGGTCTGTTTCTTGGGAGAAAGGAAGACGCTAAAAGATGCACTGATCCAAAATCATCATCGCGACAatctggtggttgttgaaCTGCTTCCGTTTAGGGCTGGTCATCGTCGCCTTTGACGTTCCTGGAACAGGAGGGGCGAATAGattcggaggagggggtgcaGAGAGGTGCTCGCACGCGCTTCTCTAGCCGAGCTGCCAGAGTGGTTTCTTGGGATGTTCAacggaaaaaaaaaaaaaaagaaaaaaacccccGATGGGGATGCCGACGTACCTTTGCCTCCCGAGGCGGAAAGCCACTCTTCCTTGATGAAAAACAACACATGTCTCGGGTCAAATCCGGTGGAGATAGGCGCATCGTCGATGCTGTTTTGAACCTTACTATGGCCTCTGATAGGCATTAATGTTCAGCCTCAACCCGTAATCTGCAGCCCTTTCAACGGCGCTCGAAAGAGTCAACGGCTATTGCCAGACGAAACAGACCTCGAACTCCAGACAAAGCCACAAAAAACTCTTCGTCCTCAACGCCCGgtttcccaccaccacagccaatcGAGAGGTACCGTGTCCAAAGCCTCAAAGCCAGAAGCCCAGAGATGAACACAGTGAAACTTGGATTTTTCGTTGGTCAATTTCCTCCCACGAAAAGATAGTACAACCGCTCAACCACAAGCATGCCCgtacaccaaccccccaacctaGCCGCCCTCGCAGACGCAACCTCAACCGCCCTCCACACGCGCCGACGAACCCCTCCGTACCAAATTTTCAAGTTCGACATCCCCAATTacaaacccccatcctctcccgccgCTGTCCTCCCACCAGCAATCCAAAAACTGGTTTCCCACCCCAAGAAACCACCATTCAACTACCCCCCCagaaacccaacccaacccactcatccccagcctcccaacccctccccattccctTTCGGCTCGACACCCCAAGAGATTGacaccttcttcctctctcccagCCCCGGGCAAGACCCCCAAGAGGAATACGTCCttagcccaccaccacaagggGAACCACCCAAGCCCGACGCCGCAAAAGTCAAGATGGGCAAAATGAAATGGTTGGCTGGGTACGCCGTCACCTCTCCCTGTGAGCTTCCCGGTCCGGTGAAGCAGACagtcgtggaggaggagagtggcGAGGTGGTAGGGACGAGGTGGGTTGCGGTGaaggttgagaaggagatgatggactTGTATGTACCAGAGTGGGAAGACTTTGACTCTGATTGTGAGGGGTACagcgggagggaggggggtgtcaCTCcaaaggggaaagggaaaggggtggggggtgacGAGGTTGGATCAGAGGCTGAGGGGATTGTGAGAcaagaggggaaggagaaaaaagatgatggggacgaTCAagaggtttgggaggagtttggctgGTAAAAGGAAGCCaagggcggaggaggggagggagcagaCTCGTGTACGTGGCGGGAAATTAGATAGGGACCAGACTCCTGGGCCCCATGGGGCAAGAGGATACAAAGGGAGAGGTACCCGGTGATTTTGGGCGTCTCAGAGGCACATGATACCCACCGATTTGGGCGTTAAAAGCCTGGAAGGCACGGGTTGGCTTGGTTGGAAGCGTTTGGGGAACCAGTGTTTCAAGACTTTATGATGGTAACAATGGATGATATTCATGGACTTTGGTGTGATTTTGATATGTAGAGGAATACAGCAATACATGTTGGTGCCTGACCTTGATATCAAGACTTGATACTTGACAACCCGGTATTCCGGAATCACAAGGTCTCCGCAGTGGAATAACATCATTCCAGAGTGGCAGAATATATCAAAACGGCGTCAACCTTGATGAGGCTGAATGTCTCTGCGGGAAAAACACAGGCTGGCAACGGCCGTCGAGGACCCCCCCAGCAGCCGCTAACACACCCCTGCCAGCAGTTCTTTGCGGGGTACAGCTCCCCCGGGCCCCGTGGCTCCCCACTTGGAGGAACCTCGGCTGGCGGCATCGGCCCCCGCAAGACGCTGTCGCCAGCGCAAATCCGTCAGTTGCCATGAGACCCGGACCTTGGCGTCGCCATAAATGGTATATCAGGGCCGAGTCCCATCTGGTCTGATCTGATAAGTTTCTGATCGTCAATTGACTGACTCTGTATCTTTGCTGTTTACTTTGTTTCCGTTCAACATATACCCTCCATATAATATCCAAAATGTCTGGCCCTGGTGTTGGTTTCGAGTATCCCTCTCGCGAGGTGAGCTGGCTCAAGCGTGATGCTCTCCTCTTTGCCAACTCGATTGGCTGCACCTCGGAGGAGCTTCACTTCCTCTACGTATGCATACTCACCCTCATATGGCCATTGAACCGCTACTAACAGCACATAGGAGCTCGACCCCAACTTCGCTGTTTTCCCCACCTACCCTGTCATTCTCAGTACGTTTGAGCTGCCATCAACAGCCTCGTGGTGCATGGAAGCTAACAAAGACCAAAACAGTGTTCAAGGAGACGCACCCCGAAGTAGTCGACTTCTACGCCGCCCAAAAGTCCGTCACCATCCCCGGCGTCCCCGTCTTCGACCCCACCCGCGTCGTCGACGGCCAGCGCCTCCTCGAGTTCCTCAAGCCCCTccctacctcctccgccggtCGGAAATTCGAGGTCCGCACCAAGGTCCTCGGTGTCTACGACAAGGGCAAGCCTGGGACCGTCGTCGAGACCCAGACCGACCTCGTCGACGCCGAGAAGAACGAGTCCTACGCTCGCGTTaccacctcttccttctACGTTGGCCAGGGCAACTGGGGCGGTCCCAAGGGCCCTGCCACCGTcaacttcccccctcccgaGGGCAAGAAGCCCGACCTGGTGCTTGAGAACCAGACCACCAACGAAACCCCGTTGCTGTACAGACTCAATGGCGActacaaccccctccatgCCCACCCGGAGCCTGGTGCCAAGATGGGTTTCGGTGGTGTGATCATCCACGGCTTGTACTCGTGGAACTGGGCGTGCCATGGCTTGCTGCAGCACCTCGGTGGCAGCAACCCTGCCAACTTCAAGGAGTACCAGGCTAGATTTGCGTCACCGGTTAGACCCGGTGACAAGCTCATTTTGGAGGCGTGGAAGACTGGCGAGTTCAAGGgcgagtgggaggagatCAGGTTCTTGGTGAAGAACAGCCACGGCAAGGTTGTGCTAAGCAACGGCCGGGCGCTCATCAAGACTGGCGCCAAGGGCAAGTTGTAAAGTTATGATGCTGTGTATAATTTTGGATAAAAAGCGTAATGAGATATGTTGGACAACCAAAACTtgttatgatgatgatgcttgtCTCGTGTGAGGTGCCCAGAGATGATGCTCTGGCAGCTCAACTTGCATGTTGCTGCCTGACTGTCCTTTCCAGTTTCAATTGAATCCACTCACCAAATTCACTCCATTTTCACAACAAATCAAAGACCAGTCCCGCGGAAAAAGCAGCTCAAGCCAATTAAAAAAAATGAAGGAAGCGACAATTGGCCAGCGCAGGTCTTACGATGGCGCTCTTTGCACTGTGAGATATATCGGTGAAGTGGCCGGCACGACAGGATCATGGCTGGGTGTTGAGTGGGACGACCCATCGCGGGGCAAGCATGATGGTCAGCACAAGGGCGTCCGCTACTTTACATGTGAGTCTCTGAACTGATTTCGTCCATCATGGCGACGCGAGGCACGATTGACTGACATTCTTGATCAGGCAAAAGTCAAGCTCTCACATCGGCCTCTTTTGTCCGCCCGACCAGACCGGTGGACCCACCTCGGACCTTCCTCTCTGCGCTGCAATACAAATATGCACCCCCTGAGGAACAGCAGAAGCCTGGGCAACCTGCTCCGAGGCCGATTGTTTTCTCAGGGAAGGTAGCGGAAGAGGTTGGGTTTGAGAAGATCAGGAGACAGCAGGCTCAGCTGGGAGAGCTGCTGTATGTCATCTTGGACAGCACCAAGGTTGCAACAGCATACTCGGACGATGAGAAAGCAAAGGGACAGCagattggggaggtttgCCCCAAAATCAGAGAGCTGGATCTGAGTCGGAATTTGCTGGAACACTTTGATCCTGTGGTGGACATCTGCGCTGAGCTGCTTCTACTGAGGAGCCTCAAGGTCAACTGGAACCGCTTCCGCAACGTGCTTGAAGACAAGAAACTCGAAAGAGCAGGCGATGCCTTTGAAGGCGTGAAGGAGCTGGCTCTCGAAGACACGTTACTCACCTGGCACGAAATATGCCACATCGCCGCTCGATTCCCAACGCTGAGCACCCTACACGCCGGCTCAAACCAGCtatcctctctctcacccCTCCCGCCATCAGCTCCCTTTACCTCcaacctcgtcaccctcgATCTCGAATTCAACCAGTTCACCTCCCTATCCGATCTTGCTCCCTTATCATcactcacctccctcaaaaacctcatcctcaaaaagaacaaaatcaccaccctcaccacccccactgcccctctcccagccttctcccccaccctcaactACGTCGACCTCTCCTACAACCTCATCTCCACCTGGTCCACCGTCgactccctcccttcctccttccccggCCTCACCTCCCTGAGATtcacccacaaccccctctaCGACAACCCCGACCTCGACACCCCAggctctcttcctccacccccccaacaaacaaccaccaccagcacctcaACCAGCGCCGCCAGCACCCTAGGCAAAACAGAAGAAGCCTACATGCTCCTCGTcgcccgcctccccccaacaCTCAAAACCCTCAActtctccaccatcaccacggccGACCGCTCCGACGCGGAAATGTTTTACCTCTCCCGCATCACCAAACAGCTGTCCTCCGTCCCGGAAACGGAAGAGCATTTAATACTGGAGAAACACCCCAAGTGGAAGTACTTGTGTGATAGTTACGGTGAACCGACAATCACTCGTCGGCAGGAGGTGAACCCAAACTTTTTGGAGGCCAGGTTGATAGATGTCAAGTTTTGGGCggtgtttgatggggaggagacaACAGCAAAGAGTGTGAGGGTGCCGAGGGCGTTTGATATTTATGCTGTCAAAGGGATTGCGGGGAGGTTGTTTGGGCTGAgggcttgggaggtgaggttggtgtgggagacgggggagtgggatcctgttggggggtttgaggttgagggtggggatggggaggagagtgatgatgggggggaagaggagaccaaggaggggggcgggggagagaACAAAAAGGGACggtgggtgaagagggaggttgagTTGAAGGATGGGCCTAGACAGTTTGGGTATTGCGTTGATGGGACGGAGGTTACTGTGAGGGTTGAGAAGAGGTGATGAGATTTGTTTGGCGGTTGTTGCCTAGAGCTGGGGTAGGAAACTGCAGGTTGTTTTACGGGATACTACaggttttgtttgttgcaGTCACAATACTGGCGGCGGTATTTTTTAGTTATAAAACGCGGTTTCTTGCCTTTTCTATTCCAGACTCTCTTCATCTATTCTTCCTCAAGTGCTGGCTGCCTGTTATCAATCATCAGTGCACCGCCATGGCTCCCAGTCCCTTCTACTACATCGTCAGACCTGACACCCAACGCAGGACCAAGACTAACCAGATTCAGGCTCTTCGTGGGGCCAATGTCCCGCTCATCGCTGTTGACGAACTTCCCGACTGGATTGATATCTATGGGGTGCCCCGTGAAATCCCCAGCGAGCAGACGATTGGGCTTCAGAACCTGGGGCTAATGTCCAAGAACTCGGAGCCCTATCTGGTGCAGCTTCACCAGAAAGTCTTTGCCGCCCGCCGTGAGCAATACCATGGAGACGATTCAAGAGGTCAGGCTACCGCGGTGCCTTCAAGCAGTCCTGCTGTTCCTTCAAGCCGTCCCGCCGTTCCTTCAAGCCgtcctgctgctccttcaAGCAGTCCTACTGCGTCTCCTACAAGCCATCAGGCGACACTTCCGCCCCAAGCTCAACCCCAGGTTCCAGTCGCCAACACAGCACCTGCTACCAACTCGCCACGGCAACCACCTCAAGCCATGTCCACCGCTATTCCTCAGACACAGGCTGCCCCGACTGCTCAACCGGTACAGACCTCTGTTCCCGCCCACACATCTGTCACCCAAGCGCCACCACCGACATCTACTGTCCCGGCGGGACTCCTGACCTCGCGACACGCGCCCAAACCCCCGACAGCTACACCGGCGCAATCAGCACCGCAACCTACTACCGTTCTATCCCCCGCTACTCCCtgtccccctccacctcccccagaaaccccatcatcagcccCAGCGCCTgcccctccagcagcagcctcccaGCCCGGAGCCCCTGCTCAGCAAACTGTCtctatcaccaccaccaacgccaccaccattcaaccccaacccccgctcCAACCCGCTCCCCCAggaacatcaacctcctcccccatcaccatcaccccagcACCCCAAGAACCCTGCCTCCACTACCTAAAATGGGGCAAATGCAAGTTCCAACCCCACTGTAAACACTctcacctcatcacccccgcctcccttGTCCTAGCCGGCTTCCCCTCCggttcttttcctccttggATCAGAAAACGAGTCTCCCGACtaaacaaccccaaccccaaccccccttctcaaccctcccgccccccttACTACCCCCAGCGTCACCACCCCTACtactactcctcctcctcctcctcctcctcctcctcctccttctcctcctcctccaccaccaccacctcatccgacacccactccctcatctcctcctcctcttcctccagccCCCGGGTGAGGGTGGCCAAAAGAGGAACGGCAACCAAAAAAGTGAAAAAGCAGGAGAGACTGCTGCAGGAGATGCAACTCCGGCTTGAGAATCTAACTCTCAAGCAAAAGGAACGGGAGCTCAAAGTTGCGTTGatgaggcagcagcagcaattggggttgggtttgtcgggggggagtgggggtgGGTATACAATCAACTCTCTCGGGGGGGTCGTCACCGCGACAACAAACAGTAAAAAGAGGCTGAGGTTGCCCAGACGGGGGAACACGCCTCTTGATCGGCAGAGGAAGCGGGTTAGAGAGGAAACAccggaaggggggaaggttggggttgttgttgtgatggaggagggcaaggggaaggaggttgttgaggaggtcagGAAGGAGGAAAGCACGGAAAccgaaaagggggtggtgctggttgagATTTAGTTGTTTGACGAGATGGGTGGTCACAGGAATGAGCATGAGGAGAGGTGAAAAATGGCATCATGATGTATTTCTTGTTGGCTATTGAGTTGAATCTAAATGCGGTAGAGCTATCAATCTCAGTTAGCCATTGCCCTCGTCCAATGAACAGAAAGTGAGTGACAAAGTCGAGAAAAGAGGCATGTCAGGAATAAGTGTAATGTGAGATAGTCCACACCGATGTCCCGAGGGAAATCTTGAGAATTGCAGAATTCTTGGAAGAATCATTCATCATGTTGCCTGGAGATAGCGACAGAAAGGGAGAATAACTTACATCTTTATTCTTGACTGTGCCGCCGCATCAATTCCATGTTTCCAATTGGTCGTGTCAAGTTGAAAAAAGAATGGCAAAAATCGAAGGCTTGAAAATTTCATAGTGGGCGGGGAGAAACTTGCTGCTCAGGATTACGTAAGCGCTCTTCCATGCACCTTGaccagggttagggtcacGACAGTGCCCCTATTTCTGCTATGCGTGTATGCTCAGTTCACATGCATGTGTGCAATCTTTATCACAACACCATACTTCACCACAAACCCATATTCTCTCATTCACCCCATACAGATAAGATACTACCACATACCCCATCCCTCATTAATAAGTGATACTAACCTCAAACAGCAGTAACCCCAttcacccccaccgcctcgaTCCTGTTCACCAACTTCTTCACACTCGTCCACTCTTCATTCCTCAGATTCTCCTTCCCGCCCAGGTCCGGCCCAACCTCAAACACCGTAACCTGTCCATCAATCCCACCAGTCGCCAACCTCTTGCCTTCCGACGGCTCCCAAGCAACCTTGTTCAAACTCTTGCTCAACATCGTCCTCCCGTCCTTCCTCGCGCTCGGGCTGATCCTCGCCACCGGTTCCTCCGTCTCAACAGTGATGTCCCACAGCTCCAACCACCCGGCACCATCCACAAGAGAGAAAACCCCCGGCTTCACCGGCGACCAGGCCGCATCATacaccacatcctccctgACAAAGTCCAACAGCGGCGTAACCTGTGACTCGGTCCCCACAGCAGATCCCAGAGCGGCCACAACCGCAGAGGTGGCAGCCGGCGCCCTCACCTTCCAGAGCTTGACACTCCAGTCCAAACTAGCAGACAAGACCAAATCGCCCAGATCCACCGGGCCCTTGGAAGGGTGAAAGTCAACCGACATGACCGGCGCCGCGTGGCCCTTGTAGCTAACCCTCGCATCAACACCCGCCTTGGCCCCGGCGCGATCATACCGATGGCAGGGATAAATCGTCCCTTCTTCTGATCCCACAAGAAAGAACGTCGGGTCTGCTTGCGGGAACGCAAGGCAGGTCGGGCTGAGATCCTCGTACTTGGCGGGCGCGGGAGTGACCAGTGTCATTGCCTCCTGTGGCTGCGTGAGCATATCGACACTCCATCCGCAGACGGCACCGTCAGTAGAGCatgagatgatgttgtttgCGTTTTGGGTGCCGACAATGTCGACTGAATACACTGGGTGGGTGTGGCCGAGGCCGGTGAGTGGTGTCTTCTGGACAGGCGCTGATCTAGCGCGCGTATCCCATAAAAGCACCTGGCCGCTGTAGGCACCACCGATGATCAGATTCGGGTGGAAAGGCGAGAATTTGGCGGTAAGAATGTCAGACTGAGCGTGAAAGACGAATTCAGGGCGGTCATGAAGGTGCATGTTCCAGACCTGCACAATGCCATCCGGGTCGTGGGGAGCGGTGGGGTTCTTGGTGTAAGATGCCAAAAGGAGTTCTGGGAATTTTGGAGAAAAGTCGATGGAGCTGATCATGCGTTTCTTGGACCAGCGTTCGTCATAGAATTGGGCAATTTCTCTGACCTTTCGCCGGCCTTTTCCTCCAGTGTTGCCGCTTTgttcatcgtcatcgtcgaggTTTGCAGCCTGAAGGGTGTAGTCGGTGAGGATATCGTACTCTTCGTCTAGCGCTTTCTCGATAACCTTAGTTGATCTTTCGACAAAGTCCATGAAATCGTCAGACTGTGTAACCGCCTTCAATTCCTCGGCCGTCAAGGCCCGGACAGGAAAGTTCTCCTTAGCTGAAGCTTTCAGCGTCCCATCCGTCACAAGCTCTCTCGCCGCTTTCAACTCCTCCTCGATTTCTTTCCGAATATTTTCTCTTAGTTCCTCCTCTCGGTCTCGTTCCCTCCTGCTTAATCGCTTGTTGGGCGTAGCTGGCACTGTATCTTCGAGGTCCGAGTCTGAAGCAGCTCGTGCTCTGGTTGGTGGTATCCATTCCTCTGTCGTTTGCACACCTTTGCTGTAAGAGaacacctccttcaccgGCGACGGAGGACACTCGTAGACTGTTTTTAACGAAACGGTCGAAAGAATCtggggctgggttggtgcAGGAACAACCTGGGCATTCGCAGGAACC is drawn from Podospora pseudocomata strain CBS 415.72m chromosome 1 map unlocalized CBS415.72m_1, whole genome shotgun sequence and contains these coding sequences:
- a CDS encoding uncharacterized protein (COG:I; EggNog:ENOG503NV8E) yields the protein MSGPGVGFEYPSREVSWLKRDALLFANSIGCTSEELHFLYELDPNFAVFPTYPVILMFKETHPEVVDFYAAQKSVTIPGVPVFDPTRVVDGQRLLEFLKPLPTSSAGRKFEVRTKVLGVYDKGKPGTVVETQTDLVDAEKNESYARVTTSSFYVGQGNWGGPKGPATVNFPPPEGKKPDLVLENQTTNETPLLYRLNGDYNPLHAHPEPGAKMGFGGVIIHGLYSWNWACHGLLQHLGGSNPANFKEYQARFASPVRPGDKLILEAWKTGEFKGEWEEIRFLVKNSHGKVVLSNGRALIKTGAKGKL
- a CDS encoding uncharacterized protein (COG:O; BUSCO:EOG09261DJC; EggNog:ENOG503NXY5), whose amino-acid sequence is MKEATIGQRRSYDGALCTVRYIGEVAGTTGSWLGVEWDDPSRGKHDGQHKGVRYFTCKSQALTSASFVRPTRPVDPPRTFLSALQYKYAPPEEQQKPGQPAPRPIVFSGKVAEEVGFEKIRRQQAQLGELLYVILDSTKVATAYSDDEKAKGQQIGEVCPKIRELDLSRNLLEHFDPVVDICAELLLLRSLKVNWNRFRNVLEDKKLERAGDAFEGVKELALEDTLLTWHEICHIAARFPTLSTLHAGSNQLSSLSPLPPSAPFTSNLVTLDLEFNQFTSLSDLAPLSSLTSLKNLILKKNKITTLTTPTAPLPAFSPTLNYVDLSYNLISTWSTVDSLPSSFPGLTSLRFTHNPLYDNPDLDTPGSLPPPPQQTTTTSTSTSAASTLGKTEEAYMLLVARLPPTLKTLNFSTITTADRSDAEMFYLSRITKQLSSVPETEEHLILEKHPKWKYLCDSYGEPTITRRQEVNPNFLEARLIDVKFWAVFDGEETTAKSVRVPRAFDIYAVKGIAGRLFGLRAWEVRLVWETGEWDPVGGFEVEGGDGEESDDGGEEETKEGGGGENKKGRWVKREVELKDGPRQFGYCVDGTEVTVRVEKR
- a CDS encoding uncharacterized protein (COG:Z; EggNog:ENOG503NWED), whose protein sequence is MQQRREEILAKKAKLAELKRQRELRASQSAGRGSITPSELVSPMPGRHTSRHDIENLINSLVGDSRSVSVSTGMNSPARRGSRPNSVLSGGELSNAATSEFQVPANAQVVPAPTQPQILSTVSLKTVYECPPSPVKEVFSYSKGVQTTEEWIPPTRARAASDSDLEDTVPATPNKRLSRRERDREEELRENIRKEIEEELKAARELVTDGTLKASAKENFPVRALTAEELKAVTQSDDFMDFVERSTKVIEKALDEEYDILTDYTLQAANLDDDDEQSGNTGGKGRRKVREIAQFYDERWSKKRMISSIDFSPKFPELLLASYTKNPTAPHDPDGIVQVWNMHLHDRPEFVFHAQSDILTAKFSPFHPNLIIGGAYSGQVLLWDTRARSAPVQKTPLTGLGHTHPVYSVDIVGTQNANNIISCSTDGAVCGWSVDMLTQPQEAMTLVTPAPAKYEDLSPTCLAFPQADPTFFLVGSEEGTIYPCHRYDRAGAKAGVDARVSYKGHAAPVMSVDFHPSKGPVDLGDLVLSASLDWSVKLWKVRAPAATSAVVAALGSAVGTESQVTPLLDFVREDVVYDAAWSPVKPGVFSLVDGAGWLELWDITVETEEPVARISPSARKDGRTMLSKSLNKVAWEPSEGKRLATGGIDGQVTVFEVGPDLGGKENLRNEEWTSVKKLVNRIEAVGVNGVTAV